The Acidimicrobiales bacterium nucleotide sequence GCTTCGACCAACGGCCCGACGCCTTCCGCCCGTTGGCCGCCGTCCACTTCGCCCGCGGCAACACCGCCCTCGCGCGCGATCTGCTGGAGCGCGCCCTCGCCCAGGACGACATGGTCGCCGTCGCCGGGCCCGTGCTGGCGCTGCTCGTCGACGTCGAGCTGGCCGACGGGGCGGTCGCCGACGCCCGCCGGGCGGCGCAGAGCCTGGCCGACCTGGCCGTTCGTCAGGGCGGCCACTACCTGCGGGCGGCCGCTGCCCTGGCCCGGGGCAAGGTGTGCGTGGCCGAGGGCACTTCCGACGCCCGTGCCTGTCTCCGGGAGGCGCTGTCATCGTTCGCCGAGGCGCGCATGCCCGTGCACCTCGCGCAGGCGCGCCTCGAGCTCGCCCGGGCGCTCGCCGCCGAGCGCCCCGAGGTGGCGCTGGCGGAGGCGAGCGCGGCCCTCGAGGCCTTCGAGCGCCTCCAGGCCGCTCGCGACGCCGACGCGGCCGCCGCCGTCGTGCGTTCCCTCGGCGGGCCGGCGCGCACGGGGCCGAAGCGCCGCCAGCCGCTCACCCGCCGGGAGGAGGAGGTGCTGGACCTGCTGGGCCACGGGCTGACCAACCCCGAGATCGGCGAGCGGCTGTACATCAGCCGCAAGACCGTCGAGCACCACGTCGGCCGGGTCCTGGCGAAGCTGGGCCTGCGCAGCCGGGCCGAGGCGGCCGCCCACGCGGCGCGCACCGGCAGACGACCCGGCCGGGAATAGGGGACCTCCCCGACGCTCCGGGGCGGTCCCCCCGGCATCCTCGGGACCATGAACGACACCTACGACGTCATCGTCTCCGGCGCCCGCTGCGCAGGGTCGCCGACCGCCCTCCTCCTCGCCCGGGCAGGCCACCGCGTGCTGCTCGTCGACCGGGCGACCTTCCCGAGCGACACCCCGTCGACCCACGTCCTCCACCCGCCCGGGGTCGCCGCGCTGGCCCGGTGGGGCCTGGAAGGGCGGCTGGCGGCGACCGGGTGCCCACCGTTCACCACGTACCGCTTCGACTTCGGCCCCCTCGTCGTCTCGGGTTCGCCCGGCACGGCGTACTGTCCCCGCCGCACCGTTCTCGACAAGCTCCTCCTCGACGCCGCCGCCGAAGCCGGTGCCGAGGTACGGGAGGGGTTCACGGTCGAGGAGGTGCTGTTCGACGGCGAGCGGGTGGTCGGCATCCGGGGCCACGACCGGGGCGGGCGCCGCGTGACCGAGCGGGGCCGCGTGGTCGTCGGGGCGGACGGCAAGCATTCGAGGGTGGCGGCCGCCGTCGGCGCGCCGTCGTACCACGAGCGGCCCATGGTCGAGGGCGCCTACTACGCCTACTGGAGCGGCGTGCCCGTCGAGCAGTTCGAGCTGTTCATCCGGCCGGGCCGGGCCATGGCGGCAGCGCCCACCCACGACGGCCAGACGCTCGTCCTGGCCGCCTGGCCGGCCCCCGAGTACGACGACGTCCGCGTGGACGTCGAGGGGAACTTCTGGGCCACGGCGGACCTGGTGCCGTCGCTCGCCGAGCGGCTGCGGGCCGGGCGCCGCGAGAGCCGGTTCCACGCGTCGGGGCACCTCCC carries:
- a CDS encoding NAD(P)/FAD-dependent oxidoreductase — protein: MNDTYDVIVSGARCAGSPTALLLARAGHRVLLVDRATFPSDTPSTHVLHPPGVAALARWGLEGRLAATGCPPFTTYRFDFGPLVVSGSPGTAYCPRRTVLDKLLLDAAAEAGAEVREGFTVEEVLFDGERVVGIRGHDRGGRRVTERGRVVVGADGKHSRVAAAVGAPSYHERPMVEGAYYAYWSGVPVEQFELFIRPGRAMAAAPTHDGQTLVLAAWPAPEYDDVRVDVEGNFWATADLVPSLAERLRAGRRESRFHASGHLPGFFRRPYGPGWALVGDAGYTVDPSTAQGISNAFRDAERLAAALDDALSGRRPYDDALGACHRARDDEVLPMYDLTFRMATLEPPPPEMQQLLAAAAGSQDGMDAWARMFAGVLPVPEFFAPDHVARLFEAAAVPAG